The following nucleotide sequence is from Cytophagia bacterium CHB2.
TTGGATTGGCGCAATCTTGGGCAGCGCGTTGCGGTTGGCTTGATTTTCATTCCCTTGATCTTGTCAGCCATTTGGTTTGGCAAGCATTTCTTTCTGTTATTCATCGAAATCATTGTGGGCATCGGCCTGATTGAATTTTATGATCTGGCAAAGCACAAAAATGCGCGTCCCCGGCGCGGGCTTGGCGTGTTGGCCGGGATCGCAGCGCCGGCCTTGATTTATGCCGGTTACAGCGATAAGTTGTGGCTGTTGCTCGGCGGGCTTACTGTGGCGGTTGTAACGATCGAGCTGTTTTCCAAACCCGAATCCGGCGGCAGTCCACTGCTAAACGTCTCGGTGACGTTGTTCGGCGTGGCGTATGTTGCGGGATTGCTGTCTTTTCTCGTGCTCATTCGCGAACTGCCTCATGTCATCGGCGGCGAATATGTTCAAGCCGGCACGTGGGTGATCATGATCTTTGTTGTCATTTGGATTTGCGATACGGCGGCTTATTTTGTGGGATTATATTTCGGCAAGCACAAGCTATTCCCGCGTGTCAGCCCGAAGAAAACCATTGAGGGCGCAGTTGGCGGTTTTGTGTTTGCCATTCTTTCGGCTGTTGTGTGTCAACAAACGTTTGTAAAAGGATTGGGGTTGCAGGATGCGCTTATAATCGGCGTAATCATCGGCAGCGCCGGGCAATTGAGCGATCTGGTCGAATCTTTGTTCAAGCGCGATGCCGGAATTAAGGACTCGTCGAAACTCATTCCCGGGCATGGCGGCATTCTCGATCGATTCGACAGCGAGATGCTCGTTGCGCCGCTGGTTTATGTTTACCTTTTGGCTGTGAATGTCTCATCAAATGGATAAACGGGTTTGGGGAGCAATGGATTGACGGCTATTGACCGGCTCCGCGATCCAATTCTCCTGCAACCCAACACTCCATTCACTTGTGCGGAGGTTCTCATGAGCAAACTCTCCATCCTCGCTGAGTTTTGGGAGTTCATGCGCGTGCGCAAAAAATGGTGGCTGGCCCCGATTATGTTCATCCTATTGGCGCTCAGCCTGATCATCGTATTGACTGAAGGCTCAGCATTGGCGCCGTTCATCTATTCACTATTTTGATATGATCGCAAAACTTCTTCTTGCAGACGGCAGTGTTTTTACCGGCGCGGCATTCGGCGCGCCCGCCTCGATCGCCGGCGAAGTGGTGTTCAATACGGGCATGGTGGGCTATCCGGAATGCTTTACGGATCCCTCGTATCGCGGCCAGATTCTCGTGCTCACTTATCCGTTGATCGGCAATTACGGCGTTCCGGGATCGCCGGAGCAGATGGGGCTGGATTCGGCTTTTGAGTCCACCCGCATACAAATTTCCGGATTGATTGTTTCGGAATATTCGACGGAGTTCAGCCACTGGAATGCGCGCAATTCATTGGACAGTTGGTTGAAAGCAAATGGGGTTCCGGCAATCGCGGGCGTCGATACGCGCCAGCTTACGCAAAAACTGCGCACGCACGGCTGCATGCTCGGCAAACTCATTCACGAAGATGAGATTGCGGAATTTCATGACCCCAATCGCGAGAATCTCGTGGCGCAGGTGAGTGTGACAAAGCCGGTAAATTACGGCAGCGGCAAAAAGCGCGTGGTGGTGATCGATTGCGGCTGCAAGAACAACATCATTCGTTCATTGGTTGCGCGCGGCGTTGCGGTTACCGTCGTGCCGTGGGACTGGCCAGTGGAGAAAGAAAAATATGACGGCGTGCTGATCTCTAACGGCCCGGGCGATCCCAAACTGTGTGATACCACTATTGCCACTGTGCGCAAACTTTTTACGCAAGACATTCCGATTTTTGGCGTTTGTCTGGGCAGCCAGATTTTAGGCCTGGCAGCCGGGGCCAATACGTTCAAGCTCAAATACGGCCATCGCAGCCAAAACCAACCTTGTGTTTTGGTGGGCAGCAAGCGCTGTTTCATTACCTCGCAGAATCATGGCTATGCTGTTGATGAAGACTCGCTGCCCTCAGATTGGGAGCCGTGGTTTTTCAACGCGAATGACGGCACGAATGAGGGCGTGCGCCACCGCAGCAAGCCTTTCAGCGGCGTGCAATTTCATCCCGAAGCTTCTCCCGGCCCGGTGGACACGGGGTTTTTGTTCGACGAGTTCGTGGGGAGGTTGTAAGCATAAGTTACAAACGTGTTCTGAAATTCATTTGCATTCCAGTTGACCTTACAAAAGAAATCGGTTATCACCTGAGAATGCCCGACGTCTCCAATCATGACTTTGAAATCCACCATCATAGCGTTTGTCATCTCTTTAAAGCTGGTTACCGGCTTGCCGGCCCAGCCCAATCCCATCACTTTTGAACATATTTCCCTCGAACAGGGCCTCTCGCAAAGCGTCGTAACATGCATTTTGCAAGATTACCAAGGCTTCATGTGGTTCGGCACCTATGACGGCCTCAACAAATTTGACGGCTACGATTTCGTCGTTTACAAACACGATCTGCAAAATCCTCACTCCCTTTCCGACAACACCATTCAAGCGCTGTTTGAAGACAGCGCGGGCATGCTGTGGATCGGCACGCGGGAAGGGTTGTGCCGCTTCGATCCCCGTTACGAAAAAATCACCCGCTATCTGCACGACCCCAATGATCCTCATAGCCTCAGCCACAATACCGTCACAGCAATTTGTGAAACTCGCGACGGCGAGGCAAGCGCATTATGGATTGGCACACAAGGCGGCGGGCTTAATCGTTTTGATCCCGAATCCGGGCGCTTTACTCGCTATCAGCGCGACGCCACCAACCTTGCCAGCTTGAGCAGCAATCAAGTCCGCTCGCTTCATGTTTCCTATCAAAACAATACGACGACGCTTTGGATTGGAACCTTCAACGGCCTTAACCGGCTGGTTCTGAGCACTGAAAACAACGGGGAGAATGCCGAAGTTTCGTTTACTCGTTACCAGCATGATCCGAACAACCCGCAAAGCTTGAGCGACAATCGCGTTTGGTCGATCGCAGAAGATGCGAACGGCGTGCTCTGGCTTGGCACATTTGGCGGCGGCTTCAATCGCTTTGATCCGGCCGCGCAGACGTTCAAACGATATTTACATGATCCGAACAATCCCGCCAGCTTGAGCAACAACACCGTCCGGCCCATCCTGATTTCTCAGCGCGACAGCACGATTTGGATCGGCACGAGCGGCGGGCTGGAGAAATTCGAGGCGCAGACACAGCGCTTCATTCATCATCAGCACGACGAAACGAATTCCGGCAGTTTAAGCAACGATGATGTTTGGTCGCTTTATGAAGACAAGTCCGGCGCGCTCTGGATCGGCACGTATGGCGGCGGCCTCAACAAATTCAGCCCGGCCAGAGAAAAATTCATGCACATCCGCCATGACCCCATGAATCCCAAAAGCCTGGGGCATAACATGGTGATGGCGATTCATGAAGCACGCGAAGGCGATGAAACCACCTTGTGGGTTGGCACCGGCGGCGGCGGGCTTTACGAATATGATGCGTCGCGCGAGGCGTTCATTCCATATCGCCACAATCCCGCAAACCCGGCCAGCTTGAGCAGCGATGGCGTTGCCGCGATTTATCAAGATCACCGGGGTGCGCTATGGGTCGGCACCGGCGTCGGGCTGAATAAAATGCTGCCCGGGCAAAAACGTTTCAAGCGCTATTTGCGCGAGCCTGCGAATCCCAACAGCTTGAGCGAGAACGGCATAAGCGCCATCGCTGAAACGCGCCATGGCGAGAAATCGTTTCTCTGGATCGCCACGGGCAGCGCCGGGCTTAATCGCTTCGATCCGCAGACCGAGCGATTTCAACGCTACCGGCACAATCCGGCGGATTCCACCAGTTTGAGCAACGATCGCATTTATGCCCTTTATGTTGAGCCTGAGGCCAATGGCAACAGCCGCAGCTTGTGGATTGGCACCGATGCCGGTTTGAATCAACTCGTGCTGGACAATGCGGCGCTATCCAACAACGGCGCCTCGATGCGCTTCGTGCGCTATCAGCAAAAACCGGCTGGCCGCAAAGGCTTGAGCAACAACCGTGTGTTTGCGATCTACGCCGATCCCGACAGTATCAATCATTCGCTTTGGGTGGGAACCTGGGGCGGCGGCCTCAATCGCCTGAATCGCGCAACCGGCGAGTTCACGCATTTCACCGAAAAAGACGGCTTGCCGAACAACGTGATTTACGGCATTCTCGGCGACGATGACGGCAATCTTTGGCTGAGCACCAATAGCGGCTTGTCAAAGCTTGTCCTGAGCGAGGCCGAAAGATTCAATCCGGCAACGGGTATGTTTCGCAACTACGATGTTGACGACGGCTTGCAAAGCAAGGAATTCAATCAAGGCGCCTATTACAAAAGCCACGATGGTGAAATGTTCTTCGGCGGCATCAACGGTTTTAATCGCTTTTATCCGCGCCGCGTGCGCGACAATCCGTATACCCCGCCGATTGTCTTGACTGCTTTCGAAAAATTCGACCGGCTCGTGCCGCTGGAGAAAGCGATCTCCGCCTCCGATAAGATTACACTAACGTATCGCGACAGTTTTTTCTCGTTTGCTTTTGCCGCGCTGGATTACACCAATCCCCGCAAAAATCAATATGCTTACAAACTCGAAGGTTTTGACGAAGATTGGATCTATTGCGGCACACGGCGCTACGCCAGCTACACCAACCTCGATGGCGGCGAATATCTCTTTCGCGTCAAAGGCTCGAATCACGACGGCGTATGGAACGAGCAGGGCGCAAGCATCAAAATCATCGTTACCCCGCCGTTTTGGAAAACCTGGTGGTTTCTCTCGCTGGCGGGCCTGGCCGTGCTCGGCCTGGCTTATGGCAGCTATCGCCGCAAATTGGATGCGCGCCGGGAAAAGGAAAGAATCGTCAACGAGTTGAAAGCGGCGCATGAAATGCAAATGGGGCTGATGCCGACTGCCGCGCCGCAAGTCGAGGGCTTTGACATTGCCGGCATTTGCCAGCCGGCGGAAGCCGTGGGCGGCGATTTCTTTGATTACTTCTGGCTGGATTTTGATAAGCATCAATTCGGCTTAATGCTGGTGGATGTCAGCGACAAGGCCATGAAAGGCGCGATGACGGCGGTGATGACGAGCGGCATGGTGAGCGCCGAAATCGGCTACAATCGCTCGCCGCATATCATCATGCAAAACGTTAATCGCGCCATGTATTGGAAAACCTCGGCCAATGCCTTCACGGCGATGTTGTTCGCCACCATCAATCCCTTCACCAAAATCATGCGTTTTGCCAATGCCGGGCTCACCCGGCCGCTGTTGCGCCGCGGAAGCGAAATCATCTATCTTAAAGTCGAAGGCGCGCATTTCCCACTCGGCATCCAACAAGAAGTCAACTATCAGGAAACCGAACTGCCTCTGCAATCCGGCGACGTGTTGGTGTTTTACACCGACGGTTTGCCGGAAGCCATGAATGCAAAAGAAGAATTGTTCGATTACCCGCGTCTGGAGCGCCTGCTGCGCGGCCTGCCTGATACTCTTTCTGCCGCTGAAATCATCAACTCCCTGGTGCAGAAAGTGCAAAACTTCACGGGCAACGCCGAGCGGCATGATGACATGACAATCGTGGTGGTAAGGGTGAAGTGATTCGGTTGTTCGCGCGATCCGAAAATCCATTTGGCCCATTCATCGCTTCACTCTGCCTCCAAAAACCACCGCACAAGCAAGTATGGCTCTGGCCAAAGGGCTTGTCGCGATACCTCAGCGTGATATTTCGGTAAGGAAATTCGTTTCTCTTTTGTTGCCCGGGGATGTTACGATAATTTTGTGTTGTCTAGCGCATGTTCAAGTGTTACTATTGTAGGAGGCCAGCCATTGAAACGAAGCGGAGAGATCTCATGAAGACATACTCAGCAGTCGTGGAACGCTGTCCAGATACCGGGCTTTATGTCGGCTATATTCCCGGTTTTCCGGGCGCGTATTCGCAAGCCGAAAGCCTGGACGAATTGAAACGCAATCTGCATGAAGTTGTCGAAATGCTGCTTGAAGACGGGGAACCCAATATGGAATCCGAATTCGTCGGTATTCAAACTAGTGCAATTGCCTGAGCATGAACAAACCTCCAGTTCTCAAACCGCGAGAAGTGGCCGCCTCCTTGAGCATTTAGGCTTTGTTGAAGTCCGGCAGCGCGGTTCCCACAAACAATTTCGCCATCCGGATCGGCGGGGCACAGCGGCGCCATTCCATCCTGGACGAGACATCTCGCCTAGCTTGCTTCGGCAAATTGCCAAAGATATCGGCCTGACCGTGGAGCAATTACTAAGGCCCAACTGAATTGCATAGCATCATGCCACCCACTCAATTCTCCTCCCTCGCCACCCTCTGCCAGCACCTCGAAGCTACCACAAAAAAATTAGAAAAAAGCGCGCTGCTCAGCGATTTTCTCAAAAATTTGCAACCCAATGAAATCAGCCCGGCGGTGCTGCTGTTGCTGGGCAAGATTTTCTCCGCCACGGATGAACGCACGTTGAAAGTGAGTTGGCGCACATTGCAGAAACTCGAGGAACAAACTCCGAAGGGCAAAACGCCGTCTTTGTCGATTCTCGACGTACATCAGCATTTTTCCCGGATTGCCGGCGCTTCCGGCAAAGGCTCGCGCCAACGTAAGGAGGAATTGCTCGCAGATTTGCTTGGCCGCGTTTCGGCGAACGAGAAAACGTATCTCGTGAAAATGATTTTTGGCGAGATGCAACACGGCGTCGCCGAGGGCGTGATGCAGCAGGGCATCGCCGAAGCGATTGATGCCGACCTGGCCCTGGTGCGGCGCGCAGCTTTGTTGCTGGGCGATATTGCGGAAGTCGCGCGACTGGGATTGATAAAAGGCAAGAATGCCCTGGCGCAAGTTTCACTGCAATTGTTTCGGCCCATTCAGCCAATGCTCGCCAGCCTGGCGGAAGATTTTGAGGACGTCTTCAAAGAACATGGCGAACAGACGGCGTTGGAGTACAAGTATGACGGCGCGCGCGTACAAATTCATTGCGATCGGAGCACCGCACAAGTCAAAATTTTTAGCCGCCAGCTCAGCGAGGTGACGCCGAGCCTGCCGGAGTTGGTCGAATGGGCGCAAACCAAAATTGCCGCTGATTCGTTCATTGTCGAAGGCGAAGTTGTGCCGGTAAATGCCGCGGGCAAGCCGCTGCCGTTTCAGGAATTGATGCGGCGCTTCCGCCGCGTGCACCAAATCGCAGAAACACAAAAAGAAGTGCCGGTGAAGTTATATTTGTTTGATCTGCTTTATCTTGATGGTAAGTCTTACATCGATCAACCTTATCAAGAACGCTGGCAAAAGCTCGCAGAAATCTGTGATCAAAGCCTGCTCGCCGATCGCCTCGTGGCCTCCGATAAAACTTCTGCCGAAACTTTCCTGCAGAGAGCCATGCAATCCGGCCACGAGGGACTCATGGCAAAAGACTTGACGAGTCTCTATCAACCCGGCGCGCGCGGCAAGAAGTGGTTCAAGATCAAACCGGCGGATACGCTCGATCTCGTGGTCGTCGCAGCAGATTGGGGCTATGGCCGTCGCACTGGCTGGCTGTCAAATTATCATCTCGCGGTGCGCGACGAAGAAAGCGGAGAGTTTATGGTGGTGGGCAAAACCTTCAAAGGCTTAACAGATGCGGAGTTTCAATGGATGACGGAGAGTTTGCAGCGTTTGAAAACCTCCGAAACGAATTTCACGGTGCAAGTACGCCCGCAGATTGTGGTAGAAGTGGCTTACAACGAAATTCAACGCAGCGCGCAATACCGCTCCCAGCTCGCGCTGCGTTTTGCGCGCATCAAACGCATTCGCGAGGACAAGGCGCCGGAACAATGTGATTCGCTGGCGAGACTGCAACAACTTTATGAAAAGCAGTTTGAGAAAAAGGGGCGGGGCACCCAAAAGGAACGGGTAGCGTTTCAGTAGAATTTTGTTTTCTCGTATTGCGAAGCGCCCTATTTTGAACTTGCTTTTCTTCGCTTTGAGTGTTATTGTTTTCCGTCGTTACTGCAATATCGCTGGTTTCAAAATGTCGGCGCGGTAAAGCTTGCAGACATGGAACATAGATTTACACCATACTTCGAAAACGAAGTTTTACGCAAACGCCCGTATCTCAAGAAAGAATGGTGTATCGAAGTCCTTAAAAATCCGATTCGTGTCGAAGCTCAAGATGATGATCGTTTTCGTTTTTGGGGCAAGGTGGAACAACTTGGAGGCAGGATACTGCGCGTGATCACTCTGTCAGACAAGACAACAATTCACAATGCTTTCCCCGATCGAGGGTTTAAACCATGAGAATTCAATACTATCCTGATACCGATTCACTCTACATTGACCTTTCTTCCAAAACTAGCGTGGAAAGCCGGGAAATTTCCGAGGGCGTGGTTTTGGATTATGATGAAAATGGGAATCTGGTCGGAATTGACATCGATAAAGCAAGTCGCAAACTCGAGCTGCAAAAGCTCGTTTTGAACAAACTCCCTATTGAAGAATACACCCTTGCCGCTTAGTCTGTTGCTTTACGATACGCTTCCTAAAACCCCATCGGCACCTCGATCTGTCCCGCCAGTATGCCTTGTTTAACTTCTTCTATTTTGGCCATCACTTCTGCGGGAATTTTGTTTTGCAATTCCGGGTTGAGCGCCAGCGATACGACATTATCTTTCATGCCCATGCGCATGATTTCAGCTTTGAAACGATTCTCCTTCACAGCCTGCGCGACGTTCAAAAACGCTTGCGGCACATCCAACACCGCGCTCGCCAGAATCACCTGCGGCGCGATGGCGTTTTGATTTTTGTTGGAGCCAAATGCAAAAACGCCGCGTTCGTGCGCCGCTTGAAACACGCCCAGCCCGGCCGCATCCGCATTCTGAAAAACAAAATCCGCGCCCTGATCAATTAACGCCAGAGTAGCCTCCTTTGCCGCGCCCACATCTTCCCAATTGCCGATGAAACTCTGCACGACAACAAAATCCGGCTTGATGGATTTTGCGCCCGCCTCCAACGCCTGAAATCCGCTTTTTACCGAAGGGATTTCCATGCCGCCGACGCATCCGGCCTTGCCTGAGTGTGACATCATTGCAACCATCACACCCATCAAATACGTTGCTTGCTCGATCTCAAAAACCATGGGCGCAACATTCGGGCGCACCGTTGTACCGCTGCTGGTGATAAAAACCGTATTGGGAAAATCCGGCGCCACCGCCGCCGCGGCATCTTGAAATTCAAAGCCATGGCCGAACACGATGTTGAACCCGCGATTTGCGTAATCGCGAAAGCCCTGTTCGAATTGCGCCGGCGTTTTGACCTCGACTTGCGAAATTTCAGCTTTTAGCTCATCGCGAATGCGCAGCAAGCCCTCATAAGCGCTGGCATTCCAGCCCGCGTCGCTCACCGGCCCGGGCGAGAGTAGCGCTGCGCGAAACCCGGCTTGAGATTGCGGTTGGGATTGACAACCCATTTGAAGTAAGATGACGGAAAACAAAATAAAACGGACAAGATTTCGAAGAGCAGTGTTCATAAGTTTCCATTCGCGGTTATATCAGGAGCGCCGGAAACAACGCCGGGCGGTGGAATAATGTATCAAACAGA
It contains:
- a CDS encoding histidine kinase, which codes for MTLKSTIIAFVISLKLVTGLPAQPNPITFEHISLEQGLSQSVVTCILQDYQGFMWFGTYDGLNKFDGYDFVVYKHDLQNPHSLSDNTIQALFEDSAGMLWIGTREGLCRFDPRYEKITRYLHDPNDPHSLSHNTVTAICETRDGEASALWIGTQGGGLNRFDPESGRFTRYQRDATNLASLSSNQVRSLHVSYQNNTTTLWIGTFNGLNRLVLSTENNGENAEVSFTRYQHDPNNPQSLSDNRVWSIAEDANGVLWLGTFGGGFNRFDPAAQTFKRYLHDPNNPASLSNNTVRPILISQRDSTIWIGTSGGLEKFEAQTQRFIHHQHDETNSGSLSNDDVWSLYEDKSGALWIGTYGGGLNKFSPAREKFMHIRHDPMNPKSLGHNMVMAIHEAREGDETTLWVGTGGGGLYEYDASREAFIPYRHNPANPASLSSDGVAAIYQDHRGALWVGTGVGLNKMLPGQKRFKRYLREPANPNSLSENGISAIAETRHGEKSFLWIATGSAGLNRFDPQTERFQRYRHNPADSTSLSNDRIYALYVEPEANGNSRSLWIGTDAGLNQLVLDNAALSNNGASMRFVRYQQKPAGRKGLSNNRVFAIYADPDSINHSLWVGTWGGGLNRLNRATGEFTHFTEKDGLPNNVIYGILGDDDGNLWLSTNSGLSKLVLSEAERFNPATGMFRNYDVDDGLQSKEFNQGAYYKSHDGEMFFGGINGFNRFYPRRVRDNPYTPPIVLTAFEKFDRLVPLEKAISASDKITLTYRDSFFSFAFAALDYTNPRKNQYAYKLEGFDEDWIYCGTRRYASYTNLDGGEYLFRVKGSNHDGVWNEQGASIKIIVTPPFWKTWWFLSLAGLAVLGLAYGSYRRKLDARREKERIVNELKAAHEMQMGLMPTAAPQVEGFDIAGICQPAEAVGGDFFDYFWLDFDKHQFGLMLVDVSDKAMKGAMTAVMTSGMVSAEIGYNRSPHIIMQNVNRAMYWKTSANAFTAMLFATINPFTKIMRFANAGLTRPLLRRGSEIIYLKVEGAHFPLGIQQEVNYQETELPLQSGDVLVFYTDGLPEAMNAKEELFDYPRLERLLRGLPDTLSAAEIINSLVQKVQNFTGNAERHDDMTIVVVRVK
- a CDS encoding type II toxin-antitoxin system HicB family antitoxin; amino-acid sequence: MKTYSAVVERCPDTGLYVGYIPGFPGAYSQAESLDELKRNLHEVVEMLLEDGEPNMESEFVGIQTSAIA
- a CDS encoding BMP family ABC transporter substrate-binding protein, with the translated sequence MNTALRNLVRFILFSVILLQMGCQSQPQSQAGFRAALLSPGPVSDAGWNASAYEGLLRIRDELKAEISQVEVKTPAQFEQGFRDYANRGFNIVFGHGFEFQDAAAAVAPDFPNTVFITSSGTTVRPNVAPMVFEIEQATYLMGVMVAMMSHSGKAGCVGGMEIPSVKSGFQALEAGAKSIKPDFVVVQSFIGNWEDVGAAKEATLALIDQGADFVFQNADAAGLGVFQAAHERGVFAFGSNKNQNAIAPQVILASAVLDVPQAFLNVAQAVKENRFKAEIMRMGMKDNVVSLALNPELQNKIPAEVMAKIEEVKQGILAGQIEVPMGF
- a CDS encoding DUF2283 domain-containing protein — protein: MRIQYYPDTDSLYIDLSSKTSVESREISEGVVLDYDENGNLVGIDIDKASRKLELQKLVLNKLPIEEYTLAA
- the carA gene encoding glutamine-hydrolyzing carbamoyl-phosphate synthase small subunit, yielding MIAKLLLADGSVFTGAAFGAPASIAGEVVFNTGMVGYPECFTDPSYRGQILVLTYPLIGNYGVPGSPEQMGLDSAFESTRIQISGLIVSEYSTEFSHWNARNSLDSWLKANGVPAIAGVDTRQLTQKLRTHGCMLGKLIHEDEIAEFHDPNRENLVAQVSVTKPVNYGSGKKRVVVIDCGCKNNIIRSLVARGVAVTVVPWDWPVEKEKYDGVLISNGPGDPKLCDTTIATVRKLFTQDIPIFGVCLGSQILGLAAGANTFKLKYGHRSQNQPCVLVGSKRCFITSQNHGYAVDEDSLPSDWEPWFFNANDGTNEGVRHRSKPFSGVQFHPEASPGPVDTGFLFDEFVGRL
- a CDS encoding ATP-dependent DNA ligase — encoded protein: MPPTQFSSLATLCQHLEATTKKLEKSALLSDFLKNLQPNEISPAVLLLLGKIFSATDERTLKVSWRTLQKLEEQTPKGKTPSLSILDVHQHFSRIAGASGKGSRQRKEELLADLLGRVSANEKTYLVKMIFGEMQHGVAEGVMQQGIAEAIDADLALVRRAALLLGDIAEVARLGLIKGKNALAQVSLQLFRPIQPMLASLAEDFEDVFKEHGEQTALEYKYDGARVQIHCDRSTAQVKIFSRQLSEVTPSLPELVEWAQTKIAADSFIVEGEVVPVNAAGKPLPFQELMRRFRRVHQIAETQKEVPVKLYLFDLLYLDGKSYIDQPYQERWQKLAEICDQSLLADRLVASDKTSAETFLQRAMQSGHEGLMAKDLTSLYQPGARGKKWFKIKPADTLDLVVVAADWGYGRRTGWLSNYHLAVRDEESGEFMVVGKTFKGLTDAEFQWMTESLQRLKTSETNFTVQVRPQIVVEVAYNEIQRSAQYRSQLALRFARIKRIREDKAPEQCDSLARLQQLYEKQFEKKGRGTQKERVAFQ
- a CDS encoding phosphatidate cytidylyltransferase, which codes for MDWRNLGQRVAVGLIFIPLILSAIWFGKHFFLLFIEIIVGIGLIEFYDLAKHKNARPRRGLGVLAGIAAPALIYAGYSDKLWLLLGGLTVAVVTIELFSKPESGGSPLLNVSVTLFGVAYVAGLLSFLVLIRELPHVIGGEYVQAGTWVIMIFVVIWICDTAAYFVGLYFGKHKLFPRVSPKKTIEGAVGGFVFAILSAVVCQQTFVKGLGLQDALIIGVIIGSAGQLSDLVESLFKRDAGIKDSSKLIPGHGGILDRFDSEMLVAPLVYVYLLAVNVSSNG